Genomic window (Terriglobales bacterium):
CTGGAGTTCGTCTTCGAGGTTTGCCATGCCGCACACCTTACCCTCAGCGGCCGGGTCGCTGCAAAGGGACTTGTGACACTGCGTGGAGTATCACAGTGGGGACAAAGACTCGCAGTGGATTTTCACCTGGGACGAAGTGACCAGCCGGTATACCGCGCCCCCTGCTTGCTGCGTCCAAGCCTGCGACCCTAGGCAGGACAGGGAAACTCTTGGGACCAGCGAGAATGAAAGGGGACGGCGTTGTCTGCGTCTTTGCCATGCCGCAACGCAGCGGGGCAGAGGGCTTGATCTCTGCCCTTGGAACCGCTCAGGCCGCCGGACTGGCGGCAGCCTTCTTCCGAGACACCTGGCGCATGGTCTGCTCCCTGCCCTGGGCAAGGCCGGTTGCGGCGACCTCCGGCCGGCTGGCGGCGGATCTCGATCCGCCTCCGGCTGCAGTCTGGCCGCAGGGTGGCGGCGACCTCGGGAAGCGCCTGGAGCGGATTTTGCGACAGGCGCTCCGCGAGGGAGACTTCGCCATCGCTGTCGCCGCCCATCATCCCGGCCTGCCCGCCCGCCTGCTGGAGGACGCCCGGGCCCAGTTGCGCTCTGCCGATGCCGTGCTCGGTCCCTCCGAGGACGGCGGCTTCTACCTGCTGGGCCTGAAGCGCTGTCCTGCTCGCCTGCTGGCCGGACTCCCCTGGAACCAGCCCGAGACCTTTGCCCACCTCCTGGTCCGCCTGCGGGAGCATGGCCTCGCCACACACGTGCTCGAATCCTGGGCTGCCCTCGACGACACCGGCGACCTGGAGCGCCTCGCTGAGCTGCTCATTTCCCGGCGGCTCCATGCTCCGGAAACGGCCCGCGTCCTGGCCGGCATTCGCAAGGCCACCGTCACCGGCTGAATCCGAAGGATTCCGCCCCGCCCACCTCTGGGCTTCTTATAATTGGTTAAGGTCCGCATTCGGGCGCCATGTCGCAGACAGCCCATTCCGCGCTCCTCACCGACCTTTATGAGCTGACCATGGCGGCCGCGTACTTCGACCGCGGCTTCGAGGCGTCGGCCACCTTCGAGCTGTTCGTGCGCGACTTGCCGCCCAAGCGGGGCTTTCTGCTGGTGGCAGGATTGGAACAGGCTCTCGATTACCTCGCCGATCTGCGTTTCACCCACGACGACATCGACTATCTCCGGCGCCATCCCGCATTCGGGAACGTGAGCCGGGGCTTCTACCAGTACCTGCGCGACTTCCGCTTCACCGGCGAGGTCTGGGCCATTCCCGAGGGCGTTCCGGCCTTTGCCGGCGAACCTTTGTTGCGCGTGACTGCGCCCATCATAGAAGCCCAGGTGGTGGAGACGTTTCTGCTGACCACCATCACCTTCCAGACCATGATCGCTACCAAGGCGGCCCGCATCGTCCAGTCGGCCGCGGGACGCGTGGTCGTGGACTTCGGCACCAGGCGCGCCCACGGGCCGGA
Coding sequences:
- a CDS encoding DUF2064 domain-containing protein, whose amino-acid sequence is MISALGTAQAAGLAAAFFRDTWRMVCSLPWARPVAATSGRLAADLDPPPAAVWPQGGGDLGKRLERILRQALREGDFAIAVAAHHPGLPARLLEDARAQLRSADAVLGPSEDGGFYLLGLKRCPARLLAGLPWNQPETFAHLLVRLREHGLATHVLESWAALDDTGDLERLAELLISRRLHAPETARVLAGIRKATVTG